Proteins co-encoded in one Quercus robur chromosome 8, dhQueRobu3.1, whole genome shotgun sequence genomic window:
- the LOC126694763 gene encoding chitin-inducible gibberellin-responsive protein 1-like isoform X3, translating into MDSRQLFGIGVTSAGISFTSSHPTVPSTPSRLLGSLKFDFGNSPNSPFSSHFDSDTALSDGQEQHSSTENLSGVSPSCNSSLESNSYFYRPRPSLDCHQDSQELHSGGACFIQDANCSPNIKHVLLDIETALMGPDDSEEVTTREINTPETPVQRSRSWSQEPQGGFAQGNLKQLLTACAKALSDNRMDDFDKLTEKARDAVSITGEPIQRLGAYMVEGLVARKEASGTNIYHALKCREPESKDLLSYMHILYEICPYLKFGYMAANGAIADACKNEDRIHIIDFQIALGTQWMTLLQALAARPGGAPHVRITGIDDPMSKYARGDGLEAVGRRLAAISAKFNIPVEFHGVPEFAPDITRDMLNVRPGEALAVNFPLQLHHTPDESVDVNNPRDELLRMIKSLSPKVVTLVEQESNTNTTPFFHRFVETLEYYLAMFESIDVTLPRNSKERINVEQHCLARDIVNIIACEGKERVERHELFGKWKSRLTMAGFRQYPLSTYVNSVIKSLLRCYSEHYNLVEKDGAMLLGWKNRNLISASAWQ; encoded by the exons ATGGACTCACGCCAGTTATTTGGAATTGGAGTGACTAGTGCAGGCATATCCTTCACATCTTCTCATCCCACTGTTCCATCAACACCTAGTAGACTACTTGGATCCTTgaagtttgattttggaaaCTCACCAAATTCACCCTTTTCGTCTCACTTTGATTCTGATACTGCTTTAAGTGACGGCCAGGAGCAGCACAGTTCCACAGAGAATCTATCAGGAGTCAGCCCTTCCTGTAATTCTTCGCTTGAAAGCAACAGTTATTTTTATCGGCCAAGGCCTTCTCTAGACTGTCATCAAGACAGTCAAGAGCTCCATTCAGGTGGGGCTTGTTTTATACAGGATGCAAATTGTAGCCCGAACATAAAGCACGTTTTACTGGATATAGAAACTGCTTTAAtgggtcctgatgatagtgaaGAAGTCACTACAAGGGAAATTAATACACCAGAGACACCTGTCCAAAGATCTAGGTCATGGAGTCAGGAACCACAAGGG GGTTTTGCCCAGGGGAATCTTAAGCAATTGCTGACTGCATGTGCTAAAGCTCTCTCTGACAACAGGATGGATGATTTTGATAAGTTGACTGAAAAGGCTAGAGATGCTGTGTCTATCACAGGAGAACCAATCCAGCGTCTTGGTGCTTACATGGTTGAAGGGTTGGTAGCAAGGAAGGAGGCATCAGGGACTAACATTTACCATGCTCTTAAGTGTAGGGAGCCTGAAAGCAAGGACTTGCTTTCATACATGCATATCCTTTATGAAATCTGCCCCTACTTAAAATTTGGTTACATGGCAGCCAATGGGGCCATTGCTGATGCATGCAAAAATGAGGACCGCATCCACATCATAGATTTTCAGATTGCTCTGGGAACCCAGTGGATGACTCTCCTTCAAGCGCTTGCAGCACGACCTGGAGGGGCTCCCCATGTTCGGATTACAGGGATTGATGACCCTATGTCCAAGTATGCCCGTGGTGATGGGTTGGAGGCAGTAGGGAGACGGTTGGCAGCCATTTCTGCGAAATTTAACATCCCAGTTGAGTTTCACGGGGTGCCAGAATTTGCTCCAGATATCACACGGGATATGCTTAATGTCAGGCCTGGTGAGGCATTGGCTGTAAACTTCCCTCTGCAGCTCCATCACACCCCAGATGAGAGTGTTGATGTGAACAATCCAAGAGATGAGCTTCTAAGAATGATAAAGTCACTTTCTCCCAAGGTGGTCACTCTGGTGGAGCaagaatcaaacacaaacacaacccCTTTCTTCCATAGGTTTGTGGAAACTCTAGAATACTACTTGGCAATGTTTGAATCAATCGATGTCACCCTGCCAAGAAACAGCAAGGAGCGTATCAATGTGGAGCAGCATTGTTTGGCCAGGGATATCGTGAACATTATTGCTTGTGAGGGAAAGGAGAGGGTGGAGCGTCATGAGCTCTTTGGCAAGTGGAAGTCTAGATTGACAATGGCAGGGTTTCGCCAATATCCATTGAGCACCTATGTCAATTCTGTGATAAAGAGCCTGCTGAGGTGTTATTCAGAACATTATAATCTAGTGGAGAAGGATGGGGCTATGCTCTTGGGCTGGAAAAACAGGAATCTGATATCCGCTTCTGCTTGGCAATGA
- the LOC126694763 gene encoding chitin-inducible gibberellin-responsive protein 1-like isoform X2 encodes MDSRQLFGIGVTSAGISFTSSHPTVPSTPSRLLGSLKFDFGNSPNSPFSSHFDSDTALSDGQEQHSSTENLSGVSPSCNSSLESNSYFYRPRPSLDCHQDSQELHSGGACFIQDANCSPNIKHVLLDIETALMGPDDSEEVTTREINTPETPVQRSRSWSQEPQGVNGFAQGNLKQLLTACAKALSDNRMDDFDKLTEKARDAVSITGEPIQRLGAYMVEGLVARKEASGTNIYHALKCREPESKDLLSYMHILYEICPYLKFGYMAANGAIADACKNEDRIHIIDFQIALGTQWMTLLQALAARPGGAPHVRITGIDDPMSKYARGDGLEAVGRRLAAISAKFNIPVEFHGVPEFAPDITRDMLNVRPGEALAVNFPLQLHHTPDESVDVNNPRDELLRMIKSLSPKVVTLVEQESNTNTTPFFHRFVETLEYYLAMFESIDVTLPRNSKERINVEQHCLARDIVNIIACEGKERVERHELFGKWKSRLTMAGFRQYPLSTYVNSVIKSLLRCYSEHYNLVEKDGAMLLGWKNRNLISASAWQ; translated from the exons ATGGACTCACGCCAGTTATTTGGAATTGGAGTGACTAGTGCAGGCATATCCTTCACATCTTCTCATCCCACTGTTCCATCAACACCTAGTAGACTACTTGGATCCTTgaagtttgattttggaaaCTCACCAAATTCACCCTTTTCGTCTCACTTTGATTCTGATACTGCTTTAAGTGACGGCCAGGAGCAGCACAGTTCCACAGAGAATCTATCAGGAGTCAGCCCTTCCTGTAATTCTTCGCTTGAAAGCAACAGTTATTTTTATCGGCCAAGGCCTTCTCTAGACTGTCATCAAGACAGTCAAGAGCTCCATTCAGGTGGGGCTTGTTTTATACAGGATGCAAATTGTAGCCCGAACATAAAGCACGTTTTACTGGATATAGAAACTGCTTTAAtgggtcctgatgatagtgaaGAAGTCACTACAAGGGAAATTAATACACCAGAGACACCTGTCCAAAGATCTAGGTCATGGAGTCAGGAACCACAAGGGGTAAAT GGTTTTGCCCAGGGGAATCTTAAGCAATTGCTGACTGCATGTGCTAAAGCTCTCTCTGACAACAGGATGGATGATTTTGATAAGTTGACTGAAAAGGCTAGAGATGCTGTGTCTATCACAGGAGAACCAATCCAGCGTCTTGGTGCTTACATGGTTGAAGGGTTGGTAGCAAGGAAGGAGGCATCAGGGACTAACATTTACCATGCTCTTAAGTGTAGGGAGCCTGAAAGCAAGGACTTGCTTTCATACATGCATATCCTTTATGAAATCTGCCCCTACTTAAAATTTGGTTACATGGCAGCCAATGGGGCCATTGCTGATGCATGCAAAAATGAGGACCGCATCCACATCATAGATTTTCAGATTGCTCTGGGAACCCAGTGGATGACTCTCCTTCAAGCGCTTGCAGCACGACCTGGAGGGGCTCCCCATGTTCGGATTACAGGGATTGATGACCCTATGTCCAAGTATGCCCGTGGTGATGGGTTGGAGGCAGTAGGGAGACGGTTGGCAGCCATTTCTGCGAAATTTAACATCCCAGTTGAGTTTCACGGGGTGCCAGAATTTGCTCCAGATATCACACGGGATATGCTTAATGTCAGGCCTGGTGAGGCATTGGCTGTAAACTTCCCTCTGCAGCTCCATCACACCCCAGATGAGAGTGTTGATGTGAACAATCCAAGAGATGAGCTTCTAAGAATGATAAAGTCACTTTCTCCCAAGGTGGTCACTCTGGTGGAGCaagaatcaaacacaaacacaacccCTTTCTTCCATAGGTTTGTGGAAACTCTAGAATACTACTTGGCAATGTTTGAATCAATCGATGTCACCCTGCCAAGAAACAGCAAGGAGCGTATCAATGTGGAGCAGCATTGTTTGGCCAGGGATATCGTGAACATTATTGCTTGTGAGGGAAAGGAGAGGGTGGAGCGTCATGAGCTCTTTGGCAAGTGGAAGTCTAGATTGACAATGGCAGGGTTTCGCCAATATCCATTGAGCACCTATGTCAATTCTGTGATAAAGAGCCTGCTGAGGTGTTATTCAGAACATTATAATCTAGTGGAGAAGGATGGGGCTATGCTCTTGGGCTGGAAAAACAGGAATCTGATATCCGCTTCTGCTTGGCAATGA
- the LOC126694763 gene encoding scarecrow-like protein 21 isoform X1 produces MDSRQLFGIGVTSAGISFTSSHPTVPSTPSRLLGSLKFDFGNSPNSPFSSHFDSDTALSDGQEQHSSTENLSGVSPSCNSSLESNSYFYRPRPSLDCHQDSQELHSGGACFIQDANCSPNIKHVLLDIETALMGPDDSEEVTTREINTPETPVQRSRSWSQEPQGVNVFHSQPSFVPMQQSVEVVHVEKRHKAMDELSLQGFAQGNLKQLLTACAKALSDNRMDDFDKLTEKARDAVSITGEPIQRLGAYMVEGLVARKEASGTNIYHALKCREPESKDLLSYMHILYEICPYLKFGYMAANGAIADACKNEDRIHIIDFQIALGTQWMTLLQALAARPGGAPHVRITGIDDPMSKYARGDGLEAVGRRLAAISAKFNIPVEFHGVPEFAPDITRDMLNVRPGEALAVNFPLQLHHTPDESVDVNNPRDELLRMIKSLSPKVVTLVEQESNTNTTPFFHRFVETLEYYLAMFESIDVTLPRNSKERINVEQHCLARDIVNIIACEGKERVERHELFGKWKSRLTMAGFRQYPLSTYVNSVIKSLLRCYSEHYNLVEKDGAMLLGWKNRNLISASAWQ; encoded by the coding sequence ATGGACTCACGCCAGTTATTTGGAATTGGAGTGACTAGTGCAGGCATATCCTTCACATCTTCTCATCCCACTGTTCCATCAACACCTAGTAGACTACTTGGATCCTTgaagtttgattttggaaaCTCACCAAATTCACCCTTTTCGTCTCACTTTGATTCTGATACTGCTTTAAGTGACGGCCAGGAGCAGCACAGTTCCACAGAGAATCTATCAGGAGTCAGCCCTTCCTGTAATTCTTCGCTTGAAAGCAACAGTTATTTTTATCGGCCAAGGCCTTCTCTAGACTGTCATCAAGACAGTCAAGAGCTCCATTCAGGTGGGGCTTGTTTTATACAGGATGCAAATTGTAGCCCGAACATAAAGCACGTTTTACTGGATATAGAAACTGCTTTAAtgggtcctgatgatagtgaaGAAGTCACTACAAGGGAAATTAATACACCAGAGACACCTGTCCAAAGATCTAGGTCATGGAGTCAGGAACCACAAGGGGTAAATGTATTTCACTCTCAGCCATCATTTGTTCCTATGCAACAATCAGTTGAGGTTGTTCATGTAGAGAAACGTCATAAAGCAATGGATGAATTGTCTTTGCAGGGTTTTGCCCAGGGGAATCTTAAGCAATTGCTGACTGCATGTGCTAAAGCTCTCTCTGACAACAGGATGGATGATTTTGATAAGTTGACTGAAAAGGCTAGAGATGCTGTGTCTATCACAGGAGAACCAATCCAGCGTCTTGGTGCTTACATGGTTGAAGGGTTGGTAGCAAGGAAGGAGGCATCAGGGACTAACATTTACCATGCTCTTAAGTGTAGGGAGCCTGAAAGCAAGGACTTGCTTTCATACATGCATATCCTTTATGAAATCTGCCCCTACTTAAAATTTGGTTACATGGCAGCCAATGGGGCCATTGCTGATGCATGCAAAAATGAGGACCGCATCCACATCATAGATTTTCAGATTGCTCTGGGAACCCAGTGGATGACTCTCCTTCAAGCGCTTGCAGCACGACCTGGAGGGGCTCCCCATGTTCGGATTACAGGGATTGATGACCCTATGTCCAAGTATGCCCGTGGTGATGGGTTGGAGGCAGTAGGGAGACGGTTGGCAGCCATTTCTGCGAAATTTAACATCCCAGTTGAGTTTCACGGGGTGCCAGAATTTGCTCCAGATATCACACGGGATATGCTTAATGTCAGGCCTGGTGAGGCATTGGCTGTAAACTTCCCTCTGCAGCTCCATCACACCCCAGATGAGAGTGTTGATGTGAACAATCCAAGAGATGAGCTTCTAAGAATGATAAAGTCACTTTCTCCCAAGGTGGTCACTCTGGTGGAGCaagaatcaaacacaaacacaacccCTTTCTTCCATAGGTTTGTGGAAACTCTAGAATACTACTTGGCAATGTTTGAATCAATCGATGTCACCCTGCCAAGAAACAGCAAGGAGCGTATCAATGTGGAGCAGCATTGTTTGGCCAGGGATATCGTGAACATTATTGCTTGTGAGGGAAAGGAGAGGGTGGAGCGTCATGAGCTCTTTGGCAAGTGGAAGTCTAGATTGACAATGGCAGGGTTTCGCCAATATCCATTGAGCACCTATGTCAATTCTGTGATAAAGAGCCTGCTGAGGTGTTATTCAGAACATTATAATCTAGTGGAGAAGGATGGGGCTATGCTCTTGGGCTGGAAAAACAGGAATCTGATATCCGCTTCTGCTTGGCAATGA